One segment of Ricinus communis isolate WT05 ecotype wild-type chromosome 8, ASM1957865v1, whole genome shotgun sequence DNA contains the following:
- the LOC8273125 gene encoding rRNA-processing protein FCF1 homolog encodes MGRAKKGPKFAAMKKIITSKAIKHYKEEVLNPKKKDLSKDKLPRNVPQVSSALYFKYNTALGPPYRVLVDTNFINFSIQNKLDLEKAMMDCLYAKCTPCITDCVMAELEKLGQKYRVALRIAKDPRFERLPCIHKGTYADDCIVDRVTQHKCYIVATCDRDLKRRIRKVPGVPIMYITQHKYSIERLPEATMGGAPRF; translated from the exons ATGGGAAGAGCAAAAAAAGGACCTAAATTTGCAGCAATGAAGAAGATAATCACCtcaaaagcaattaaaca TTACAAAGAAGAGGTTTTGAATCCTAAGAAAAAGGACCTCTCCAAGGACAAGCTCCCCAGAAATGT GCCACAAGTTTCTTCTGCGCTTTACTTCAAATACAACACCGCGTTGGGGCCACCCTACAGGGTGTTGGTTGATACCAACTTTATCAATTTCTCCATCCAAAATAAA TTGGATTTGGAGAAGGCGATGATGGATTGTTTGTATGCAAAAT GTACACCTTGTATCACAGATTGTGTGATGGCAGAACTTGAGAAGTTAGGTCAGAAATACCGTGTAGCTCTCAG GATTGCTAAGGATCCACGCTTTGAGAGACTTCCCTGTATTCATAAAGGGACTTATGCTGATGACTGCATTGTTGACAGAGTTACTCAG CATAAATGTTATATAGTTGCTACATGTGACCGAGATTTGAAGCGGAGGATACGCAAG GTCCCTGGTGTGCCAATCATGTACATTACACAACACAAATACTCAATTGAGCGGTTGCCTGAAGCAACAATGGGTGGAG CTCCAAGATTTTGA
- the LOC8273126 gene encoding mitochondrial phosphate carrier protein 3, mitochondrial — translation MQNAVKKIGLRGQFRVVMIGTLTGAQWGIYDAFKASVGLNFFLPKVQYYGKGAPGTTRTDISFSIAYQLNMVDA, via the exons ATGCAAAAT GCTGTTAAGAAGATTGGTCTGCGGGGCCAGTTCCGTGTTGTCATGATTGGAACTCTTACTGGAGCACAGTGGGGTATCTATGATGCATTCAAAGCTTCTGTAGGACT AAACTTCTTCTTGCCCAAGGTTCAGTACTATGGAAAAGGAGCTCCAGGCACCACTAGGACCGACATATCATTTTCAATTGCGTACCAGTTGAACATGGTGGACGCATAA